One genomic region from Leguminivora glycinivorella isolate SPB_JAAS2020 chromosome 8, LegGlyc_1.1, whole genome shotgun sequence encodes:
- the LOC125228609 gene encoding S-phase kinase-associated protein 1 yields MPNIKLQSSDNEIFDVDVEIAKCSVTIKTMLEDLGMDEDEEESVPLPNVNSAILKKVIQWATYHKDDPPLQDDDENKEKRTDDISSWDADFLKVDQGTLFELILAANYLDIKGLLDVTCKTVANMIKGKTPEEIRKTFNIKNDFTAAEEDQVRKENEWCEEK; encoded by the coding sequence ATGCCGAACATAAAGTTGCAGTCGTCCGATAACGAGATTTTCGATGTCGATGTTGAAATAGCTAAATGTTCCGTCACAATCAAAACCATGTTAGAAGATCTTGGCATGGACGAAGATGAGGAGGAGTCAGTACCGTTGCCTAACGTTAATTCAGCTATTTTGAAGAAAGTGATCCAATGGGCTACGTACCACAAAGACGATCCTCCCCTACAAGACGATGACGAAAACAAAGAGAAAAGGACAGATGACATTTCATCATGGGATGCTGATTTTTTGAAAGTTGATCAGGGAACCTTGTTTGAACTTATCTTAGCGGCGAATTATTTAGATATCAAAGGTTTGTTGGATGTGACATGCAAAACAGTTGCAAATATGATTAAGGGCAAAACTCCAGAGGAGATACGCAAGACGTTCAATATCAAGAATGATTTCACTGCTGCGGAAGAAGACCAGGTGCGCAAGGAGAATGAGTGGTGCGAGGAGAAGTAA
- the LOC125228892 gene encoding transmembrane reductase CYB561D2-like, giving the protein MERLDGDTEMPAQDNPNSEQSRLIGSNMPSRISYMNLISNLSAVVLVAIIIYCCIAKEETVLFALHPILMTLGWTVFMTSAVNSITPGDLATEWMPIRLRSARHWVLQVCAGILILIAFFCILSNKIIHDKPNFQTLHSKFGLTALIFMLITMTGGLGALYSLKLKHYLAPIYTKLLHASFGLLTIVLGSVAIILGFFSNWWTFGEILRYTNLTLILIVMLFTILRPCLKVYFRLMERIENGN; this is encoded by the exons ATGGAGAGACTTGACGGTGATACCGAAATGCCAGCCCAAGACAACCCAAACTCTGAGCAGTCTCGCCTCATCGGCTCCAACATGCCCAGCAGGATTAGCTACATGAATCTCATAAGCAACTTAAGCGCGGTAGTGCTCGTGGCAATCATCATCTACTGCTGTATCGCCAAAGAGGAGACAGTCTTGTTTGCTCTCCATCCCATCTTGATGACTCTCGGG TGGACAGTCTTCATGACATCTGCCGTGAACTCAATTACACCTGGTGACCTGGCTACAGAGTGGATGCCTATTCGTCTGCGCAGCGCGCGCCACTGGGTGCTGCAGGTTTGCGCCGGGATACTGATCCTAATTGCGTTTTTTTGTATACTCTCAAATAAGATTATTCATGACAAGCCAAACTTTCAGACCTTGCATTCTAAATTTGGATTGACCGCCTTAATTTTTATGTTGATTACAATGACTGGAGGTCTCGGAGCTCTGTATAGTCTCAAGTTGAAACATTACCTGGCCCCTATTTATACCAAACTGTTGCATGCTTCTTTTGGCCTCCTAACCATTGTACTTGGCAGCGTGGCAATAATACTTGGCTTCTTCTCCAACTGGTGGACATTTGGAGAAATTTTGCGGTACACTAACTTGACGTTAATATTGATTGTCATGCTTTTCACAATATTGCGTCCATGCTTAAAAGTGTATTTCCGTTTAATGGAAAGAATTGAAAATGGCAATTAA